In Calothrix sp. PCC 7507, one DNA window encodes the following:
- a CDS encoding pentapeptide repeat-containing protein → MDANELQQRYTAGEKHFPAVNLSKARLIGAYLPGINLWGADLSQANLAKAKLWGADLSRANLAKANLTRANLSGVKLNEANLRGAKLSYAKLYGANLSGACYDDSTRFSQDFDPVSWNMRKF, encoded by the coding sequence ATGGATGCTAATGAATTACAGCAGCGTTATACCGCAGGGGAGAAACATTTTCCAGCGGTGAACCTGAGTAAAGCGAGATTAATTGGCGCTTATTTACCAGGAATCAATCTTTGGGGAGCAGATTTAAGTCAAGCCAACCTTGCTAAAGCTAAACTTTGGGGAGCAGACTTAAGTCGAGCTAACCTCGCCAAAGCCAACTTGACTAGAGCTAATTTAAGTGGTGTGAAACTGAATGAAGCTAATCTGCGGGGAGCCAAACTCAGCTATGCCAAGCTGTATGGCGCTAATCTGAGTGGCGCTTGCTATGATGACAGCACGCGATTTTCTCAAGATTTTGACCCCGTTAGTTGGAATATGCGGAAGTTTTAG
- a CDS encoding deaminase — MDEIFMLTALIQSRKALPECLPNPPVGCVIVDCEKIVATGYTRAPGKHHAEADALNQIRDQVFDCLKMYVTLEPCSFHGRTPACALAIAQDPRISEIYVSIVDPEPRNNGKGLDILRKAGKIVHVGLCADEVNAFLQQYLLKG; from the coding sequence ATGGATGAGATATTTATGTTAACTGCTTTAATTCAAAGTAGAAAAGCTTTACCAGAATGTTTACCCAACCCACCAGTAGGATGTGTAATTGTAGACTGTGAAAAGATAGTAGCAACAGGATACACAAGAGCGCCGGGGAAACATCATGCTGAGGCTGACGCGCTCAATCAGATTCGAGACCAAGTTTTTGACTGCTTGAAAATGTATGTAACTCTTGAACCTTGTTCTTTTCATGGTCGCACACCTGCATGTGCTTTAGCGATCGCCCAAGATCCGCGGATAAGTGAGATATATGTATCTATAGTTGATCCAGAACCCCGCAATAATGGCAAAGGATTAGATATTCTGCGAAAAGCAGGAAAGATAGTTCATGTTGGGTTATGTGCAGATGAGGTGAATGCCTTTCTCCAGCAATATCTATTAAAGGGATGA
- a CDS encoding DUF2157 domain-containing protein → MILDNFQQKIRQEAQLWRDEGIISSSQYQQLADRYQFNNLESASRERSSGMVIAIGGILLVLGITTFIAANWLEWSRDVKFILIMSLFLSTTIVGFFTWREPALRKAEGKKLDRNKRLLGEALLFLGALILGANILLMAQVFNIGGSMTELFLAWGFGVLVMAYGLSLTSLGILAIVLIQIGYWMGLGDWWYTSNDLTWARLAVRHMPLVSWLLFVPLAYFCRSRVIFGLAVFSFASSLQFNLNPLQLLTYSNIAPWVASFAFALPPALLWSYDDLLYPTINYRLFKPLARTLALVCFGAAFYILSFRWQWQFPDGGYLPPTTNTNILRTLPIIDVGILSGLAVLQWSNQQRYKNNSFRKEKVFTTALIIGFIATTAIVLFWHQSVGRIGELGIFVFNVLLATLSWALIQEGIKLNDRRSFWGGMLLFTLQIISRVLEYDTDLLFRALVFATCGTSLISAGLWFERRKPSSSGSSGKEKK, encoded by the coding sequence ATGATCTTAGATAATTTTCAGCAGAAAATACGCCAAGAAGCACAACTTTGGCGCGATGAAGGCATAATTAGCTCTTCACAATACCAACAGCTAGCAGACCGTTATCAATTTAATAACCTAGAAAGCGCTTCCCGTGAACGTTCTTCTGGGATGGTGATTGCTATTGGTGGCATACTTTTAGTCTTAGGTATCACCACCTTTATCGCCGCCAATTGGTTGGAATGGTCACGAGATGTCAAGTTTATCTTGATTATGAGTTTGTTTCTGTCTACGACTATTGTCGGTTTTTTCACCTGGAGAGAACCTGCACTGCGTAAGGCTGAAGGGAAGAAACTAGACCGCAATAAACGCCTACTAGGAGAAGCATTACTGTTTCTAGGTGCTTTGATTTTGGGTGCAAATATCCTGCTGATGGCCCAAGTCTTCAATATTGGCGGTTCGATGACCGAACTGTTTTTAGCCTGGGGATTTGGTGTTTTGGTCATGGCTTATGGCCTATCCTTAACTTCCTTGGGGATTCTCGCCATTGTCCTGATTCAGATTGGCTACTGGATGGGATTAGGAGACTGGTGGTACACTTCCAATGACTTGACATGGGCACGGTTAGCAGTGCGACATATGCCCTTAGTGTCGTGGCTGCTGTTTGTACCCCTAGCCTATTTTTGTCGCTCGCGGGTGATTTTTGGTCTAGCAGTCTTTAGCTTTGCTTCATCCTTGCAATTCAATCTCAATCCGCTGCAACTGCTGACCTATTCTAATATTGCACCTTGGGTAGCGTCTTTTGCCTTTGCCCTCCCACCTGCATTGTTGTGGAGTTACGATGACCTGTTATATCCCACAATTAACTACAGGTTGTTTAAGCCCTTAGCCCGGACTTTAGCACTGGTATGTTTCGGTGCTGCCTTTTATATTCTCTCGTTCCGTTGGCAATGGCAATTTCCCGACGGTGGTTATCTTCCCCCAACGACTAACACCAATATCTTGAGAACACTACCCATAATTGATGTGGGGATTCTCAGTGGTTTAGCAGTCCTGCAATGGTCGAATCAACAGCGTTACAAAAACAACTCTTTTCGCAAAGAAAAAGTTTTCACAACTGCTTTGATTATCGGCTTTATTGCCACTACCGCCATAGTGCTTTTTTGGCATCAATCTGTGGGAAGAATTGGTGAACTAGGCATTTTTGTGTTTAATGTACTTTTGGCGACCTTATCTTGGGCGTTAATTCAAGAAGGTATTAAGTTAAATGACAGGCGATCGTTTTGGGGCGGTATGCTGTTGTTTACCTTGCAAATTATTAGTCGCGTGTTGGAGTATGACACTGACTTGCTGTTCAGGGCGTTGGTTTTTGCCACCTGCGGTACTTCTTTAATTAGCGCTGGGCTGTGGTTTGAACGCCGCAAACCCAGTAGTTCTGGTTCTTCAGGGAAAGAAAAGAAATAA
- a CDS encoding transglutaminase domain-containing protein, protein MFTNLAKIKIKKGVSMPQNFERNFLEEVRKLKRKKRKHIAQKIGIILLIALIAIGFIYFWLQSNLFLKIGNMSISTKPLVLIIIGLLIILTVYIINNPSAKLRYQSFLSSLELLKTINYKYFIGFTLLIIALVYQANPFIIINPVNDFVTHLVYKPTPPVLNSPWPWTDHQKIHPIVVNMPSEVETSIKSVAEYIAKQESDPYLRIKALHDYVISRVTYDLEVLKTGIRPPQDAQTVFQTHKAVCEGYANLFMALGQNIGTKVVYIQGKIRQDLAPIELIPKVLRLLKSNYDWTLHAWNAVKVADNWQLVDTTWDDSDSNALGSSYSADYLMPPPQVMSMSHFPSHLNWQLLSIILDQNNFEKQPILTPQFFTENLLLISPTEYQTNVKNAAEILIKTPANYQKRIAAIFTKIKEVDSSIWDLPKDNQEERQQNFNKCQSQQNTQGKIHISCQFPEVGDYQVLVFSVGKNVSPIGQMKFHAL, encoded by the coding sequence GTGTTCACAAACTTAGCGAAAATCAAGATCAAAAAAGGTGTTTCTATGCCGCAGAATTTTGAACGCAATTTTCTCGAAGAGGTTCGTAAGTTAAAACGGAAAAAGAGAAAGCACATAGCTCAGAAAATAGGGATAATTCTTTTGATTGCACTTATAGCTATAGGGTTTATATATTTCTGGCTACAAAGCAATCTCTTCTTAAAAATAGGCAATATGTCTATTAGTACAAAACCGCTGGTTTTAATTATTATTGGACTACTGATAATTTTAACTGTTTATATTATTAATAATCCTAGTGCAAAACTTCGCTATCAATCTTTTCTATCTTCCTTAGAACTTCTCAAAACTATCAATTATAAATATTTTATAGGTTTTACCCTGCTGATAATAGCACTAGTTTATCAAGCCAACCCATTTATAATTATTAATCCAGTTAATGATTTTGTCACTCATCTAGTATATAAACCTACACCCCCTGTATTAAATTCACCTTGGCCCTGGACAGATCATCAAAAAATTCATCCAATTGTTGTCAATATGCCATCCGAGGTAGAAACAAGTATTAAATCTGTTGCTGAATATATTGCTAAACAAGAATCAGATCCATACTTGCGAATTAAAGCGTTACATGATTATGTAATTAGCCGAGTTACTTATGATTTAGAAGTCCTGAAAACAGGAATAAGACCTCCTCAAGATGCTCAAACTGTCTTTCAAACTCACAAGGCAGTTTGTGAAGGCTATGCCAATCTCTTCATGGCATTAGGACAGAATATCGGTACAAAAGTTGTTTATATCCAAGGGAAAATTCGTCAAGACTTAGCTCCTATAGAATTAATTCCTAAAGTATTAAGACTTTTAAAGTCTAATTATGATTGGACACTTCATGCATGGAATGCAGTGAAAGTTGCAGATAACTGGCAATTAGTGGATACAACATGGGATGATAGCGATTCTAATGCACTTGGTTCTTCGTATAGCGCAGACTACCTTATGCCTCCTCCTCAAGTAATGAGCATGAGTCATTTTCCCAGTCATTTAAACTGGCAACTTTTATCTATTATTTTAGACCAGAATAATTTTGAAAAACAACCTATTCTCACACCTCAATTTTTCACCGAAAATTTATTACTAATCTCACCAACTGAATATCAAACAAATGTTAAAAATGCCGCTGAAATTTTGATTAAAACTCCTGCAAACTACCAAAAGAGAATTGCTGCTATCTTTACAAAAATAAAAGAAGTTGATTCTTCAATCTGGGATTTACCAAAAGATAATCAAGAAGAAAGGCAGCAAAATTTCAACAAGTGCCAAAGTCAACAAAATACTCAAGGAAAAATCCATATATCCTGTCAATTTCCGGAAGTGGGAGATTACCAAGTTCTAGTTTTCAGTGTGGGAAAAAATGTTAGTCCTATCGGTCAAATGAAATTTCATGCTTTATAG
- a CDS encoding VOC family protein, which translates to MTQSQQTTIKGIYEVCIGVPEPISAIQYWEQFGYRIGQVGELSADVANQLYGVNSSLRSIRLYHQNADHGLIRLMVWENPTNQGLGTGTMKVKGNRWGTTLTADALTILNHAEEAKKAGWDIRYSPPYWDIIYNKERKSRPFIDEAVGVREMLLLQPLARQVLFQRFGYSLPHYGQINQNSTFKTSQFTHMGLITQDDSKETLKFYEEVLGLLRVRDDVETSYESSPAGRDIFDLNPGEKFIVTAFDDPRSSQTDFSAARSGRLYIVRFPEAINLESRFADARPGSWGISLYTYRVGGIEEFSDRISQTPAQNLTSIVANEFGEKSFSFMAPDGYFWTLVEGE; encoded by the coding sequence ATGACTCAAAGCCAACAAACTACTATTAAAGGTATCTATGAAGTCTGTATTGGTGTCCCAGAGCCAATTTCGGCAATTCAATATTGGGAGCAATTTGGCTACCGCATCGGTCAAGTGGGGGAATTATCCGCAGATGTAGCCAATCAATTATACGGGGTGAATTCATCGTTGCGATCGATTCGCCTTTACCACCAAAATGCAGATCATGGTTTGATTAGGTTGATGGTGTGGGAAAATCCCACAAATCAGGGGTTAGGGACGGGGACGATGAAAGTCAAGGGAAACCGCTGGGGTACGACTTTAACCGCTGATGCGTTAACTATCTTAAATCATGCAGAAGAAGCCAAAAAAGCAGGTTGGGATATTAGGTACAGTCCGCCTTACTGGGACATTATCTACAACAAAGAGAGAAAAAGCCGTCCTTTTATCGATGAAGCAGTTGGGGTACGAGAAATGCTGCTTTTGCAACCCTTAGCTAGACAAGTTCTATTTCAACGATTTGGCTATTCCCTACCACATTACGGACAAATTAACCAAAACTCTACTTTCAAAACTAGCCAATTTACCCACATGGGTTTAATCACTCAAGATGACAGCAAAGAAACCTTGAAGTTTTATGAAGAGGTTTTAGGTTTGCTGCGTGTGCGTGACGATGTTGAGACTAGTTATGAATCATCACCTGCAGGTAGAGATATTTTTGATCTTAATCCAGGTGAAAAATTTATTGTCACTGCTTTTGATGATCCGCGTTCTTCGCAAACTGACTTCAGTGCTGCGCGTAGTGGCAGACTTTATATTGTGCGGTTTCCAGAGGCGATTAATTTAGAGTCGCGGTTTGCAGATGCACGACCGGGTAGCTGGGGAATTTCATTATATACCTACCGTGTTGGGGGAATTGAAGAATTTAGCGATCGCATTAGCCAAACTCCAGCACAAAATCTCACAAGCATCGTTGCGAATGAGTTTGGCGAGAAAAGTTTCTCCTTCATGGCACCAGATGGCTACTTCTGGACTTTGGTAGAGGGGGAATAG
- a CDS encoding RsmB/NOP family class I SAM-dependent RNA methyltransferase, with translation MDKPSNLLLKLSRRLFENSENQEQFIAALINPQPFSPCILWCQQKLDVSPFSVEVPMSWQPYFIDRLCLGEKPGKHPLHTQGYYYCLDFSSVFAASSLLTISQSIKLVFDMCAAPGGKSVFTWRTIKPDLLISNEVIGKRLGMLISNLKRCHINPCVVVNRDSSIFAETMPLSSNLVLVDAPCSGQSLLAKGEKADGCFHPTNINKCANRQKRIIANSAQLVAPQGYLAYMTCTYSPEENEQVCEWFLARFPQFQAVAVSHLQEYQSHLTQIPCYRLFPQDRLGAGAFTALFKNIDEGDEKEIDLDALSGVWVNTKKVRDFSESIV, from the coding sequence ATGGATAAACCTTCAAATCTATTATTGAAACTCTCTCGGCGTTTGTTTGAAAACTCGGAAAATCAAGAACAATTTATCGCAGCATTAATTAATCCCCAACCTTTCTCACCCTGCATTCTTTGGTGTCAGCAAAAGCTGGATGTTTCACCTTTTTCAGTAGAAGTACCAATGTCTTGGCAACCATATTTTATTGACCGTTTATGCTTAGGAGAAAAGCCAGGAAAACATCCCTTACATACACAAGGATATTACTATTGTTTAGACTTTTCTTCTGTATTTGCCGCATCTAGTTTGTTAACAATTTCTCAATCAATCAAGTTAGTTTTTGATATGTGTGCCGCTCCAGGAGGTAAAAGTGTCTTTACCTGGAGAACTATTAAGCCTGATTTGCTCATTAGTAATGAAGTGATTGGTAAACGTTTAGGAATGTTAATTTCTAATTTAAAACGTTGCCATATTAACCCATGTGTTGTAGTTAATAGAGATTCGAGTATTTTTGCAGAAACGATGCCATTATCTAGTAACTTGGTGTTAGTAGATGCTCCTTGCTCTGGGCAATCTTTATTAGCTAAAGGCGAGAAAGCCGATGGATGTTTTCACCCAACTAATATTAATAAGTGTGCGAATAGGCAAAAACGGATTATAGCTAATTCTGCTCAACTTGTTGCACCACAAGGTTATCTTGCTTATATGACCTGCACCTATTCACCTGAAGAAAATGAGCAAGTCTGTGAGTGGTTTTTGGCACGGTTTCCTCAGTTTCAAGCAGTTGCAGTCAGTCACCTGCAAGAGTATCAGTCCCATTTAACGCAGATTCCCTGTTATCGGCTATTTCCTCAAGATAGGTTGGGTGCTGGTGCGTTTACAGCATTATTTAAAAATATTGATGAGGGAGACGAGAAGGAGATAGATTTAGATGCGCTGTCTGGAGTTTGGGTGAATACAAAAAAAGTTAGGGATTTTTCAGAGAGCATAGTCTGA